aatatttatgttGTGCAGATTTTAgttcattaattttttattttgataattggaattaaaattttgtgcaaGGAGCAAAAAATTCTAATATAAATtcgattatattttatttatttggaaAAATGATGACATGTATGTTGTGTATTTAAACATGTTTAAATGATaatacaatttaattaaatattataaaattcataatacatttaatttttttagaaaaacatAATATAATTGAAATAAATATACTTATTGTGTTGTAAGATTAATAAACTTTTGCGCACCTcaattttttatgtattttttggGAAGAGAAAATATTAAACCAAAATTTATGTCCCCCTACTAAATTTGGGAtcgagttttaattattttatattttattcttaCAATAAAAGGGTtatgacaaaaatttaaaatgttacatttttagtttttttttttaaataaaattcttagTGGTTAATGTACAAAAGTTTTATATTtagattttttaaatataaatcaaaattttacaatagaaagaaggcaaaaacttgtgtgagacggtctcacgggtcgcattttgtgagacagatatcttatttgggttatccatgaaaaaatattactttttatactagagtattactttttattgttaatataggtagagttgactcgtcgaccgtctcacagataaagattcgtgagactattTTACAAGAGATGTACTCTAGAAAGAAAGTAAATATAAGAGGAAATTTGTCTTGCAATTGACTAattataggcaaaaacttgtgtgagacggtctcacgggtcgtatttgtgagacggatctcttatttggatcatccatgaaaaagtataactttttatgctaagagtattactttttattgtgaatatgggtagggttgacccgtctcacggattatgacccgtgagacggtctcacgtgagacTCACTCCTAATTATATAAGAAGAAGTTGCTATCAATGCTTTGGAACGTGAATAATACTCCCCTCTACTTACGCTTAGTTTGGTACGGTGGATTCACTAGGATTAAGGTGATTTTTTTACTTTAGTCAATTGTTTGGTGTATTTTTTACTAAACCCACCTAATGTCTTCTCCAATGGATAAGGCTATACAAAGTGGGTTAAAATAAACCCTCACATCAGGCCCAGATTATTAATCCTTGTCCCTATCAAAGCGGCATTTCCCCAAATTACCCTCGAAAGCCCCAACAATAATTCATCCTTCATCTTGAGGACAGCGTACTATTAACAGAAACGATGTGCTAGGTTTTCGTTGTGTGCTGTGGACACCTCAGAAATCAGGTAAACATTTCTTCCACGACCTCTCTCATCGCTTACGTTTTGTAAGCTGTGTTCGAAATTAAGTTTTTGTAGGTTCAAATTTGCTGGTGTCTCCTGCGAAGTTCGACAGTTGTGAGGAGGCTGTGACGGTCTTGGTAAACGACATCTCTTTAATTATCCTGCTTTCGGAAAAACGATGTTGGTTGTCTCCTTTGTGGTTTCCAATCGTTGATTGCAATTTTGCGTTGTTCAGTGTTTGTACTGTATTTGTTTGCCTGTACTACTTGTATTTATGTTTTGTAACGTTTATATTCTGTAAAGCATCTTCTCCATCTCATTTACATAACAACATCGCACATTAAGACCAAAGCGGAGTAAACATCTCTTGTTTTTTCACTTACTACAATGTCGAATTTCTGAGTACTGGAATTCTAAGTAATATTTTCAAGCTTTTGTTTTGGGCATTAAATTAAAGCTGATCGTAATGCAAGTTTCACACTGTTGGAAGAATGTGTTAACGTCTTTCTACCCAAGCACTTGTAAACAATAAATTATTTCTTAAACCTCACTTAGTATCTTCAGTACTTctgattctttttttttttggttctaAAGTTCATTGTTAACCACTTGTAACCATTCATCCGTACACAATAAATTAGATGTTAGACAACAGTTAGTATCTTCAGTACTTGTGATTCCTTTTTTTTTCCGTTTCTATATTTCATTGTTAACCCGAAGTTGAATTTTATTTCTTGCTGAAGTATCTTCCTTAGCTGCCCATTATGCGTACACACATTACTGTGTTTGTGTTGCTGCACCAAATAATGTGTCGAGCATTGTTGGTTATGTTACTCGTGAGACGACATGTAATGAAGTTACGTGCACAACGACGTTGCAACAAGCGTACCAGAACAATGGCCTATAGCATGACAGAAAGAATACGCGTGCAAATGAACCATTTGCACAAGATTATCGAGCTAGGAGACGTTCATTGTGTGCCGAACTTGCGAATGAACAGGAATGCATTTCTACGCTTGTGTTATTTGCTAACTAATGTTGGAGGACTAGTCGAGTCTAGATATGTCCGTGTTGAAGAGAAGGTGAGCATGTTTCTCTCTGTCCTGGCTCATCACAAGAAAAATAGAGTTGTTGGACATGACTACGTACGTAGTGGCCATACAATCAGCACCCATTTCCATCAAGTGCTACAATGCATTCTCATGCTTCATCCTTTACTACTTGTTAAACCATCTCCAATCGACGAGACTTGCACAAACGAAACTTGGAAATGGTTCAAGGTAATGTCCCAAAATAAACAGAGTAGATACACACATTACTCCTTTTTCATGGATACATTTTATTGAAGTTATTAATGTTAAATTGTACAGGGATGTCTTGGTGCATTAGACGGAACGTATGTAAGTGTACATGTACCTACCGTGGACAAGGCACGATATAGAACAAGAAAAGGTACTATCGCAGTCAACGTCCTTGGGGTTTGCGACCGTGACATGAAGTTCATATATGCACTTACGGGGTGGGAGGGATCTGCCGCTGATGCCAGGGTTCTTAAAGATGCAGTGACTCGTGACGATACACTGAAAATTCCAAGAGGTTCTGATCTTCTTTTCGTGCTATTATTAACTGTGAATTCAGTACACTTGTTTTTAAAATAGTGTTCGCAAACGTTGTTAACTAATTTCTTATTTGTAGGCTGTTATTACCTATGTGACAATGGATATCCCAATGTAGAGGGGTTCTTGACTCCTTACAGACGAGTACGATATCATAGGGATGCTTGGGGAAACCATGCAAATGGGCCACAGAATTTTAAGGAGTTATTTAACTGGAGACACTCGCAAGCCCGAAACATAATCGAGAGAGCATTCGGTCTGTTGAAAAAAAGATGGGCCATACTTCGAAGTCCTTCGTTCTATCCACTAAGAACACAGAACAGAATCATAATGGCGTGTATGTTGTTGCATAACTTCATCTGGTCTGAGATGCCCGACGATCCAATCGAAGAAGTGAAAGATGACGTACTCAGTCCAGTGATTGAGATGCAAGATGATTTCATCACTAGCTTGGAAGCGTCGGATGATTGGGATAGTTGGCGGGAGAACCTTGCTATGTCTATGTGGATGAATCTAACCTAAATAATTACATTGTTTGTAAatgtttcgttataactttggCATTCAAGTACTTGTCACATTTGATGTTACTGATTTTTATTTGTACGTAACTTGAATGCTTGATGTCATTTGCTTACAATTTAGTCAAACCAATTATATAGTTCTTGTTTACTACGAACCGTGATGGTATGTAATATGAACTAGTATGACATGGCTAACCATTGTGGTGTATTACTACCAGGTACAGGACTACGGCAGTGGCAACATCCTAGTTATGGATAGTTTTGCAACATCCGAGAGCTTTGTTGGCAAAGGAAAAAAAGCTGATAAGACAAGACGTAGTTGGAGTGAACGTGAAGAAGAGTGTCTAATACAATCACTGAAAGAGGCGTCGGCAGAAGGTTGGAAAAGCGGAAACGGATTTCGGCCTGGCTATTTAGCTTTCCTTGAGAATCGAATGAAAGTTGCATTTCCTGACACAAATATACGTGGGAACCCACATATTAACTCTAAAGTTCATGTGTGGAAGAAATTGTACGGATCTTTAGTGACACTACTGAGTAAAAGTGGAGTCGGATGGAACGACACATAGAAGACCATTGAAGCTTCAAACGAAATATGGGATGCGCTGATAAAGGTATGTTTTTTTCCAACATTACCTGTCTTTTGTTATTGCATAAGAATAAGTTATGTCGTTACGAGGTGATATTATATTCGTAGGCAGACCACAACGCACGGTCAATGAGACACAAAAGGTGGACATATTACCATGATTGGTGCGAAATCTTCGGTAATGATCGGACAACCGGGGAGAAAGCTGAACATTTTGTTGCTGCAGTTCAAGAGGTTCTTACCATGACACCTGAAGTGGCTAACGATACAGGTATGAATATGGACGCATTGTTCTCTGTTCGTGAGGGAGGTGATGAGTCCATCTCTGTATCTGTCACACCGTCCTCTCGACCCACATCTGCTGCGCAATCAAAGAGTAAGAAACGAAAAATTGTAGATGCTGCTGACGATGCGATAGTGGAAGCCATAAATAATTTTGCAACCATCACCAAAGACACGATGACTGACCTCATCAAACAATTAGCAACACAAAAGGAAGCCGTCCATGAGAAGATGCGCAATGACCAAGACAATGTGTTAAAggttatggaaacaattcctgAGTTGACCGAAGACGAGAAAGTTATGGTTATTGAAGAATTGGTGGAGAACCCTGCAAAATTATCACTGTTCTTGCGCTTGGGTGAGGGCGGCAGATTGAGCTTAGCCAGACGGTTGCTACGAGGAGGTTGAGGTTATGAATTATCATGTGTCACTTTTGGGGTAATATTTCATTTTGTTGCTTGTATTTTTAGGAGTTGCTGAATTTGTATGCATCGCAAACTTTGTTACCAACCTTGCTGCTTCAGAGTCATgtgtttgatttgaattgatttgtGCGACTCTTGTGTTTGCCGAAGGGATTAATAAAGATACTGAAATTTGGAGCTATGCATTGGCCCTCTCCCCTCGTTAGCCATTCGTGAAATCTTTAAGGCAGGGAATTACGAAAGTCCCAACATATTTGCACCAAATTTTTTTACCAAACTTCTGAAATGAACACACATATCTGATACCAGTACTTTTTTTCTATTTGTCCGTGTACGAAAATTATATTGTTCCGAGAATAATTGTGGATGATACATAAAATGAATATTGTTAAACAGCACAAAATATTTGTAGTACATGTACGAAACATATGGGCTACTCATTTTCataaacaacaaaatattttaaaatgtacATGTTTCATAGCATCATTTCATTACAGTGGCACATGACACTAGCGAAATAGTCTTCACCACCAAACCGTCGACTACATATACAACTATAAAACACTGCAAAACAACAAAAAGGTGGCTGCAAGACCAATTCACATGATGCCCAAAGCTTACATGATTACCCACTTGACTCGCTTGAAGAGTCAATGACGACAACCGGTACACATTTCTCTTCCGCAGCACGCTTCTTCGTCGAACACGTGTCTGCATTCCAGCCACGCTTCTTGCTTGTTAGATGTTTCATTAGTTCTTTCAAATACATGTCTGCCACAGGGTCTGTAGGCTTCTTGGTTGATGCTGTTTCCTTAGTCGAAAGAGGAGGAACCAAACCACCCGTTTCCTTCCCCGTCGCAGGTGCTGGAGGATGATCAAGACCATCGCCTTCGTCATCTGATAACAGTGATATGAGGGGTAGTACATAGTTGTTGTTCACAGAAGCTTGAGACCCACTGTGGCAAGTGACGGACGTCTTCGTAGCTGagaaaaaatattgtttctgtTTAGTGAGACAAATAGGACAATCAACTTGAATCTCAAATATTGCCTTAAGTAGAAGATGAAG
This is a stretch of genomic DNA from Primulina eburnea isolate SZY01 chromosome 11, ASM2296580v1, whole genome shotgun sequence. It encodes these proteins:
- the LOC140804977 gene encoding uncharacterized protein, with product MRHKRWTYYHDWCEIFGNDRTTGEKAEHFVAAVQEVLTMTPEVANDTGMNMDALFSVREGGDESISVSVTPSSRPTSAAQSKSKKRKIVDAADDAIVEAINNFATITKDTMTDLIKQLATQKEAVHEKMRNDQDNVLKVMETIPELTEDEKVMVIEELVENPAKLSLFLRLGEGGRLSLARRLLRGG